The Silene latifolia isolate original U9 population chromosome Y, ASM4854445v1, whole genome shotgun sequence sequence TAAGCTGCTAATCTGAGTTCACTTTGTGTTTGTTTAAGAGATGTTTTTATGATTACAAAAAGCTCATCATAgatattttgattaaaaaaaattcaacatTTCTACTCCATTTGATTTTAGTCTTTAAAAGTTAATAGTGTTATCTTGTACACTAAGATTATGTTTTCGCAATTCATCAGCTTGACATCCCAGTCTCGAAGTTATTTTCGGTCCAACATAGCACAACTTATGATTCATTGAGCATGGAAGAGAACATATCATAACTTATGATTCATTGAGCATGGAAGCGCAGAAAAATCAGTGAGATACTTTATATGCTTCTCAATCAATTTACTCAAACACTTCATACTATCCAGGCTGCTTCTCCATCTCTACTCCTCTAACTTTTCTTTGCGTTCCCTTGTCCATTCTCGCTACTCGTTTCTATTGAAATGAACTGATTTAATAACAGGCAATGCATTTTCGTTTAAAAAACCACTCTATGCAGTAGCCCAATTTTCAACACATCTCAAATCCGTATGCAAAATGTACTAATGCAAGTATGCAACAGCGACCTATGATATTTGTGAAACATACCATTGGTTCAAGCTCAACGATTTCTGAGGTTCCTAACCCAGAAATCCCAGCACCTTGAAGTGAATTTAAATGTAGGTCCTTTTCATTTAGCGATAATTCCAGAGCTACTTTTCGTCGTGATAACTCATCCACCTTATTTCTTTCAGCTTGTAACAATGCATCCTTATTCTGTGCTGCTATCCGTGAGTCTTCCAGTTCAGATATTATGGACGTGATGTCTTTTTGAAGGTTCTCCTTGCATTGAGCATAATTCTTACTAATATCATCGCCATCATGGGCGTCACGCATCAAAACATGAGACAGGGTTATATCTAACCATGCCAAAAACTCGTGAAGATCAGCATAACTTTGCTCCTTCGACATCTTCGAAGCTTCTAAAGCATCGTTCGTGCATCTGGTGACCTCTTGCCTAAGAAAAGAAATTTCAGAATCACGGTCTTGTAACTGTGATTGAAGACCTTCAATTTCCGAAAGGAGACCTTCAGACATTCGGTGCAGCTCATCAAATTTGCTCACAGTAATAGAGAGCTTTTTCGCAGCCTTGGCACGATAAGCTTCTACATGCTCCAACTCTGAGTTTTTTTGCTGCAACGTGCTTTCCAACTCCTCAACCTTGCTTCTCAGGGCTTCCATCTGATTCTCCTCTTCATCTAGTGCTTGCATCAGAGTCTCGATTtctaaaaatgaaagaaaaaagatCGGTCAATTTGTTGAAAAAACAAAGAGCTGTCCACAGTTCCAAAAGGCAGATCATGATTTATATATAAAGACCTTGTTCTTTGGCAGCCACTATAGTATTCATTGCCTTAACTTTCTCTCCTAACTCAATGGAACTGACATGTTCCCGCTGTAATTCTACTATCCTCTGCTCCAACAAGGTCTGTTCCTTCCCCATTGTTTCCATCTTACTCTCCAATTCATGAGCATATTCATTCGCTGATCTCAAATCACGAGAATAATTTGCAGCAGTACTCTCAGCTTCTTTGATTTGACCAACAAGCTCCATACAGATCCGTTCCCTCTGGATATCCTTCTCCTGAAGCTCCTTCTGCAAATCCAGTACGATACTTCTCATTTCTTTAGTACGACTTTCTCTATCCTCGCTTTCAATGTGGACGAAATCTTTTACAGCCTCTATAAGAATTTCGGTAAGAGCTTTTATACATTCCTCAGACGAGGAAAGAGAAGACCCATAAAAAAATCCGCCCTCAAATGATGGCAATGACGGTAAGTTGACACTAAAATCTGCAGAAGCCAAACTCTGTCCGTTCAACTGGGCTTTTCTGTTCTTAATCTCAGTTATTGAGCTGCAACATGCTTCATAAAGCAAAGATAAGCTTTTACGCAACACAGCTCCTTCCATATCTCGTTCATTCATGATTGATTCAAGATGAATCTTCTGACCCTTGACCAATTCCAAGGAGTTTCTTTGAGAGTCTACAACTCCCAACATGGTGGTAACAGCATCATTGAACTGGTCCACTTCTGTTCTTAAAGACATAGAGCGGCTGTGAACTCTATCTTTAAATTCACCAATAGCTTCAGTTAACTGTTTAAGATGCTGCTCAGCAGCCTTAGAGACTTCAAATCCAATACTATCATCTACTTCATCTTGAACTTCATTGCTCCACATAGAATTTCTCGACCAAAAATCCTGAGACAACAAAACAGAAAGTTAAATTCCAGTAAGCTTACAGAGTTCGGCAAATGtcaaacaaaagaaagaaaaagaaaaaaatcgagAAAAAACACTGGGAATCTATTTAGGGCAAACCATCTCTTATAAAACTCAAATCACATCACTACTGCATGGATAAGGCTGACAGTGGTTTTAGCATTACAGCTTTACATGTATCTTTTTATAAGGAAAAAAAAAGCATTTTTTAAGGTGCTTCAACCCAACTAATCGTAGTTTTAGTCGCTAACAAAAGATGTTGTTTCATGTAGGATAGCTGCAGTGCAAAATGAAAAACACTACCAGCTTAATGCAGCAGACAGCTCAATAAAAAAATGTAAATTTCTACTTTTTTAAGGTGCAACACCACTAATCGTAGCTTCAGACGCTAGCAAAAGATGTTGTTTCATATGGGATAGCTGTGGTGCAAAAAGAAAGCCACTACCAGCTTCATGCAGCAGACAGATCAAGAATAAAATGTAAATTTTCTGGTTTTTATTACACCTATTAACCCCTGAACCCAACCTCCATCCCTCAGGGCAGAAATGACATCTTGCGAAGATAAAATGTGTTACCTTGAATCTTTTGTTCGCagaaaccaagccaccataatcttTAGTAGCTACAAGTTGTGCACCAACACGTTCCAAGCAAGACTCAACACGAGCATTGACATCGTTCAGAAGCACTAAACTTTTAGCAAATGCATCGTCTGCTACATTAGACACATCAAATAAGACTTTCTTCACCTCGCTGATACTGAATTTCAGCCTTTTCATCTCAGTAAGGTGAAGTTTCTGTTCATCAGAGAATTTTGCCAGATGAGAAAGGGCTTCAACTTTGGCAGAATCTGCAAGATCCCTTTCCCTTGAGAGAATAGAGATTTCGTTATGGGTCCTGGCTAAGTCTTCTTGCAAACCATCATTTCTCTCCTGTACTTCATTCAACTCAGCTAACAGAAGTTTAGCAGCCCTTTTGGATTTCCTTGCTTCCTGCTCGAAAGAAGCTGTGGTGGCATGAAGTTCAGAGCACATCTTTCCAATTCCCTCCAGCTTCAGCAGTGGATCATGAGCATCAACCTCAACACCAGTATCAAACTCACCTAGTTTATTGACAAGCATGCTCAAAGTATGTCCATTCTGCTGTAGAAATTGTTCTGCTTCTAACAGACGATTTTTCAAGGACATGTTTTCGGCTTCAAATGCTTTACATGTTTCTATCTGAAGTGACAGGTCACTTATCTTTTGACCGCACTCCAAAAGAGAATTATCCCGAAGATTAATCTCAGATTTCAATCTATCTATTTCATTTGTTGCCTGTTCAATATTCTGTTTCAAACCATCTCTCTGTTGGACCAGTGACTTGCCTTTCCGAACTGCAAGATTTAGCTTCTCACGGAGAGACACTGACTTCTGTTCTTCCTGATTCAGCAGTTCCTGAAGTTCATCCTTGTTATTATCTAATGTCTCAAGCTTAATCGCCATAGATTGATACTTCTTGAAAAATTCATCTTTTTCTTCTCTAACACGTGCTACTTCATCTAAAGCCTCAGCAAGCTCTGTTCTTAGATCTGCTACATCCTGACCCTCAAGTACCGTGCTCCTCAATGTGGACTCATCCATATTGACAACAGTGTTGATAGGAACATCCGCATTTTCCACCTCTCTCACTGTTACTGCATTTACATTATGTTCAGAGACAGAGTCCTGGACAACTTCCTTTGAAGCATGACTTTCTGTTACAACTCCACTGTCATGAGTCATGAGTTTCCTGATCAACTTTTCCAGGTATTCGACATCACTCACATCAGATAAACCATCTTCTGTCGGAGAATCTTGGAGTACCTCAAGAATCATTCCTTGTAATCTCCTCAACTCACTCTCTACCTGTTGaatataattatcatttttgagctTCTCTATCTGACTTCCCTGCAACATTTCAATATCCTTTCGCAATCTATCAAGATCATGTTCATATTGAGCAACAGTATGCAAGGCTAGCTCATGATCGAAAGTCAAAGCCACTAAGTTACTGGAAAGAATCTCTTTATCATGAAGAACTTCTTGCAAAGAAGATTCAAATTCAGATATTCTTTTTTCTGAATCTTCCAATTGAGAAGACAATGACCCAGAATAATTTTCAAGGCTAAATATCTTCTGTTGATAAGATTTCATAGCTTCATCAGCTACTGACAATGCACTGTCCTTCTCCTGAACAATTGCGTTGAGAGACATTTCTAGCTCAGATATCCTTCTCTGTGATTCGTCCAAATCACCTGAAAGCAACTCGCAATAATCCTCAAGCTTTTCGATTTTCTGCTGTAGTGATCTCATGTGGTGGTCAGCCTCTGACAAGGCAGTTCCCAACCAGTGAATTCTTTCTTCTGGCTCCATGGATCGTATCTGCGGAGGTGTATTGATTCTATCCAAAATCTCCTCCCACCTCTGCACCAAAACATTTCTTTCCATCAATGATTGCTCCAGCATGTCATTTTGTTCAGCTAATTCATAAAACTTTGTTTGCAGCTCATCATATTGTCTCCTCAAATCATCCACAGGATTTAAGGTAGGTTGAACGTCTTCCTTTGCTCCATCCGTAGCAACAAGCCCAGCATCTGAGTACGACCCTCCCCCGACAGAACTTATTTGGTCCCAATCGGCATGCATGAACGAATTACCAGCAGCAGACTTAGCTAACCAATCAACCTTCTCAACAATGTCTTTAGAATGAAAATGATCAGGGAGATCAAGATCTTCCATGATCTCTTCAATTTTCTGAAGAGCAGAATCCTTCATCAGAAATGATTCTCTCAGTGCTGTAGCAGAGTTACGGATGTATGTGAGCTCAGACTCCAGAGCTTCCATTCGTTCACCAGCCTCAGAATAAGACTTCAGTTTCTCTTCGATTTCAAGGATCCTAGAATCTTTCAAAAGTAACTCCTGTGAACATCTCTCCAACTCGTTAGACATCTCAGCCAGAGAATGTTTAAGACCGTCACGTTGAACCACCAAGCCTTTGCCTTTTGCGACAGCGATGCTGAGTTTTTCTCTAACAGAAGCAACTCGCTGCTCTGACTGCTCAAGTTCCTTATTTTTCTCGAGCAACTCTGCGTGGATAACATCACTAGCATTCTTTGCCTGGCTCAAGCTTTCTTTCAGAATAAGCATCTCATTCTCATTCTCAAGATTCAAAGTGTTCAGCTGCTCAATATTGTCTTGCATCTTAGCTAATTCAATCACCCTAGAGTTGCATTCTTCAGTCAATGAGCAGACCCGCTCTTCTGCCTCCTTAAATTTCTGCGTGAGCAACAAGACCGAGGACTGCAAAAGTACAAAAGGTGTGTTATCCAAATCCATATCAGTATCTTGTAACTTCAGTACTTCTTTGACATCCAATACAAGCTTCAATACTGCACCACTATCCAGACAATATTTGTTCAGTTCCTCAATCTCACTTGTTCTGTTCAACAAGTCAGAGTATAACTTTTTGTTTGATTCCTTCAGCTCATGCAGGTCACCGACTAAACTGCCCACTTTTGAAACAACAACCTCATAGTAATCAGCTTCGAATGGATCATGTTGATTGCTATTCAATGGAAGAAACCCACTGTCATTTACGTGCTCGGGAGAGTTATCTAGCAATTTTACAAGATCAGCAGAAACCTTTTTCACCAAATCAAGGGCTAAACGACGTTCTTCATCTACACAATGAAGCTTCTCCGTTACTTGCGTATATGAAGAAGAAAGTGTTTCATAAGCTTCGACTTTTGATGTCAGTTTTTCAATAACTTCACAGGCAGCACAGAGAGAAAACAATAAGTGATCAAGAATAGCTGAGTCATTAGACTCACTTGGAGGAGGGTATTTATCTGCAGAACCAGTCACAGCATCAAGCTTCTCAACTGCTGGATGAATCTGTGAAAGAGTAGATTTCCATACTCTCTCAACTGAAAAAATATTCTGTTTCATTTCGCGTTGCAGAGTTTCAATTTCATCATAGACAGTCGAAACCACTCCATCAGAGCTGCTTCGAATTTCTTTCAGAAGAACCTGCATCTCACTGATTCTAGAATTACTGGTGGCCAACTTGTCATGGAGCTCAACACTTTGCAATTTTTGTGCCCCATATTCTCGGTTCAAGGCATCTAGAAGATTTTCAAGATGAATTTTGTTTGCTTCACCATCATGTGCATGCTGATTCATAGCTCCACAAAGAACTTCAAGCTCGATGTTCCTCACTTCAAGATTATTACATATTCCCTTCAATGATTCAATTTCAACCTCAAGCTCCCGACGAGAAACATCAGCTGCATTACACCGAATTTTTTCATTCGAGAAAAATGCATCCGCAAGTTCTACATGCTGAGCAAGTGTCTTAAGCACACATCTTAAGTGGCTAATTTGTCCCTTTGCCACCAGATAGGGATCAGAAGGAACCAGATTGTCAGTTGAGGGATTTATTTCAGGGTCTGGATTGTCAACGTTGActtttgattcaaaagcttgaaTCAGTTTTGAAACACCAGGAGTTGCATTTCTACTTATAGAGCGACTAAGGGTTACCGAGTGAGAATGCATTTCGTCTGTAGCATTTTCAAGTTTATGCATCAAATTCTCAGCTTCTTCCAAGCAACCCTTCATCACTACAACTCTAGTACCATTATGGAAATCTGGACTCAGCTCATTAACTTCTGTACTATCACAGACATCTTTAGGATCACGGATGATCGATGGAATCACAGTTTCAGCATCATCTTTAGCAGAAATTTCCTCAGAGCTGCAACCATCAGCTAATTTCGTATGAGCTACAGATCCCATTCCAGCAGATGAAATATGAATGTGCCGGCCATCAGCCTCAGATATCTTCGCTTTGTAGATTTCCAAGCTGCTTTGAAGAATAATATTCTCCTCGGCCAGTTGTTCAATTTGAGACAATGCTTCTCCTAAATAAACTTCAAACTGCCCGTTTTTCTGGTGCTGTATCAAAAAATTATCTTGAAAAACAACAAGCTCTACTGAAAGGCGTTCAATCTCCTCAATGACAGACTCGTCATGGTCTATCTGCTTCTTATGCTCACCATTCATAGCTGGAAGGCTTCTACTCAAATCATTATTTTCATGTTGCAATGTCATCAACTGATGCCTGCAATCTACCAAGTCATCTGAGAGCACCTCTTTGTCTTGAACAAGAACCAAATTTTCTTGGTGTTGTACCGACAGCTTATCTTGGAAATAAACAAGCTCTGCCGATAGCCGCTCAATCTCCTGAATAAGGAACTCCTCATGGTCCTTCTGCTTAATATGCTCCTCATTCATAGCTGCAAGGTTCCTGTTCACATCAGAATTTTCCTGTTGCAATGCCGTCAATTGAAGCCTGTAATCCACCAAGTCTCTTGAAAGCACTTCTTTCTCTTGAAAAAGAATCAAGTTTTCCTCCTCAAACTTTATCCTCTCATCAGTTGCAGAAGCAAGGTTTCCTTTCAATTCTTCAATTTCCTGATGTAAAGCAGCCAATTGAGTATTGCCATGGTCAGAGTCTGCAGAAACAATGGACAAGCGACTCATCGCTTCATCCAATTTTATTCTAAGCTCGTGAACTGTAGCAGAAAATCCCATCGCTTCTTCCTTTGCAGAATGATATAGGTCCTGAAATTCCATTTTCTCACTGACAGCAGCCTCCAGCTCAGATCTACACTGAGAAAGCTCAGCAGCAAGGATTTTGTTATTTTGCTCAAGATTTATAAGGGATCTGCTAAGCACAGAtgtttcatcaaacaccaaacgGTGTTTGTGATCAGAACCGAGGAGTTGTTTATGCTGCTCGAGGAGTTGCAAGTGGAAAAAATCTTTTGAGATGTTTGAAAGATAAAGTTGCTCCTGGAGTGTCTGAGGAAGATCAGCCGTAACAGTTTGGGAAACATCAAGATTAACATGATCTGCTGTTTTTCTCGACTGTATCAGATATCTAAAATCACCTTCAGGCAGTTTCCTTAGCACCTCAGCAAGTTGAACCAGGTCTAAAGATTGCCTTTCTCCCCATGAAGATATGTCTTTCTCGTCAGCAGAATCTACAACAGTCGGTTTAGACATACTTTCTGGACGTTCAACCTCAATATCAGTACAAGCCTCAGGCTGAGGTACATTTTCACATTCAATAGAAACTTTCCTATCTGAATCAGTTTGATTTTCATCCTCGAGATTTGCTTGTTGATCAGGCACCCTCTCGTTTGATAACCCGGCCATCACATCAAATCCTAGCTGATTTACATTAGAAGGATTATCTGTAAAAGCTTCAGCAGGCACACCCATTGCCTCAACAGGAACAGAATCCCCGAGTATATTATGATTTATTTCAGAATCATTGATGCCAACAGAAGATACGTCAAAGCCCCGCTCAAATACTGTCAACAGCTCCAGATTATCTTTCTGATCATGGTATGTCGGACCATAACTGTCGGCTTCCTGAATTGCCCCTACCCAGAAACAAACGAAAGCAAAATTATACATCAATTCACCCGTAACCCGGAAATAGTAATAGTGACTTCAAGTTGATATGATATGAGATGAAAATGACAAGGAAACACGAGAATGAAGAGGAGAGAAGGTACAACCTACGTTTGATACCTGATCTGCCTCCTGCAGCCTCTCTTCTTCAGCAGCAACTGTATAAGAGCCTATTTCAACTTGATGTTTATCCGTCTGACCATCCCCTTCACCGGTGGGACCATGAGAGCTGATCTCTGGCACAACAAGCTCTGATCTTGGCTGATCAATATGACCATCCGAAACAGGTAAGTCAGCAGATGAGCCTGCAGAATGAGCCAAAACCTCCACAGCATCCTGGTGCAAGGGACGTGATTCAGAATGTTGTGAGAATTCGGCATTCAAGTTATCAACTACATTGAGGTCAGCATCCTTATGTTGAGATTGACTAGCGCCCTTCCCATCTTTACCTTTACTATCCTTTTTCTTACGGTATTGCTGAAGCTGTGATAACGCGCAAAAGTCAAAGACGATCCAAAACCCGAAACTAAACCAAAGAGTCACGTATCACACTACTCATATCAAGCCACCCTGATTTGTGGCAGACAGAGAATGTCGGCAGGTACATGACTGTAAATCGGGTCTTATTTGCTCATATTTTTTTACAGAGAACAAAGTAATTACGGTATACAAAACTAAGTCAGAATCGGTTAATAGGATTGCTAATACTTTGGCGCATACTGGAATTAAATAGAGAAATAATGAGGAAAAAGGAGAGAATAGGAAACCT is a genomic window containing:
- the LOC141627427 gene encoding uncharacterized protein LOC141627427 isoform X4 — translated: MDKKSNRTDLLAAGRKKDAVEVLAHSAGSSADLPVSDGHIDQPRSELVVPEISSHGPTGEGDGQTDKHQVEIGSYTVAAEEERLQEADQVSNVGAIQEADSYGPTYHDQKDNLELLTVFERGFDVSSVGINDSEINHNILGDSVPVEAMGVPAEAFTDNPSNVNQLGFDVMAGLSNERVPDQQANLEDENQTDSDRKVSIECENVPQPEACTDIEVERPESMSKPTVVDSADEKDISSWGERQSLDLVQLAEVLRKLPEGDFRYLIQSRKTADHVNLDVSQTVTADLPQTLQEQLYLSNISKDFFHLQLLEQHKQLLGSDHKHRLVFDETSVLSRSLINLEQNNKILAAELSQCRSELEAAVSEKMEFQDLYHSAKEEAMGFSATVHELRIKLDEAMSRLSIVSADSDHGNTQLAALHQEIEELKGNLASATDERIKFEEENLILFQEKEVLSRDLVDYRLQLTALQQENSDVNRNLAAMNEEHIKQKDHEEFLIQEIERLSAELVYFQDKLSVQHQENLVLVQDKEVLSDDLVDCRHQLMTLQHENNDLSRSLPAMNGEHKKQIDHDESVIEEIERLSVELVVFQDNFLIQHQKNGQFEVYLGEALSQIEQLAEENIILQSSLEIYKAKISEADGRHIHISSAGMGSVAHTKLADGCSSEEISAKDDAETVIPSIIRDPKDVCDSTEVNELSPDFHNGTRVVVMKGCLEEAENLMHKLENATDEMHSHSVTLSRSISRNATPGVSKLIQAFESKVNVDNPDPEINPSTDNLVPSDPYLVAKGQISHLRCVLKTLAQHVELADAFFSNEKIRCNAADVSRRELEVEIESLKGICNNLEVRNIELEVLCGAMNQHAHDGEANKIHLENLLDALNREYGAQKLQSVELHDKLATSNSRISEMQVLLKEIRSSSDGVVSTVYDEIETLQREMKQNIFSVERVWKSTLSQIHPAVEKLDAVTGSADKYPPPSESNDSAILDHLLFSLCAACEVIEKLTSKVEAYETLSSSYTQVTEKLHCVDEERRLALDLVKKVSADLVKLLDNSPEHVNDSGFLPLNSNQHDPFEADYYEVVVSKVGSLVGDLHELKESNKKLYSDLLNRTSEIEELNKYCLDSGAVLKLVLDVKEVLKLQDTDMDLDNTPFVLLQSSVLLLTQKFKEAEERVCSLTEECNSRVIELAKMQDNIEQLNTLNLENENEMLILKESLSQAKNASDVIHAELLEKNKELEQSEQRVASVREKLSIAVAKGKGLVVQRDGLKHSLAEMSNELERCSQELLLKDSRILEIEEKLKSYSEAGERMEALESELTYIRNSATALRESFLMKDSALQKIEEIMEDLDLPDHFHSKDIVEKVDWLAKSAAGNSFMHADWDQISSVGGGSYSDAGLVATDGAKEDVQPTLNPVDDLRRQYDELQTKFYELAEQNDMLEQSLMERNVLVQRWEEILDRINTPPQIRSMEPEERIHWLGTALSEADHHMRSLQQKIEKLEDYCELLSGDLDESQRRISELEMSLNAIVQEKDSALSVADEAMKSYQQKIFSLENYSGSLSSQLEDSEKRISEFESSLQEVLHDKEILSSNLVALTFDHELALHTVAQYEHDLDRLRKDIEMLQGSQIEKLKNDNYIQQVESELRRLQGMILEVLQDSPTEDGLSDVSDVEYLEKLIRKLMTHDSGVVTESHASKEVVQDSVSEHNVNAVTVREVENADVPINTVVNMDESTLRSTVLEGQDVADLRTELAEALDEVARVREEKDEFFKKYQSMAIKLETLDNNKDELQELLNQEEQKSVSLREKLNLAVRKGKSLVQQRDGLKQNIEQATNEIDRLKSEINLRDNSLLECGQKISDLSLQIETCKAFEAENMSLKNRLLEAEQFLQQNGHTLSMLVNKLGEFDTGVEVDAHDPLLKLEGIGKMCSELHATTASFEQEARKSKRAAKLLLAELNEVQERNDGLQEDLARTHNEISILSRERDLADSAKVEALSHLAKFSDEQKLHLTEMKRLKFSISEVKKVLFDVSNVADDAFAKSLVLLNDVNARVESCLERVGAQLVATKDYGGLVSANKRFKDFWSRNSMWSNEVQDEVDDSIGFEVSKAAEQHLKQLTEAIGEFKDRVHSRSMSLRTEVDQFNDAVTTMLGVVDSQRNSLELVKGQKIHLESIMNERDMEGAVLRKSLSLLYEACCSSITEIKNRKAQLNGQSLASADFSVNLPSLPSFEGGFFYGSSLSSSEECIKALTEILIEAVKDFVHIESEDRESRTKEMRSIVLDLQKELQEKDIQRERICMELVGQIKEAESTAANYSRDLRSANEYAHELESKMETMGKEQTLLEQRIVELQREHVSSIELGEKVKAMNTIVAAKEQEIETLMQALDEEENQMEALRSKVEELESTLQQKNSELEHVEAYRAKAAKKLSITVSKFDELHRMSEGLLSEIEGLQSQLQDRDSEISFLRQEVTRCTNDALEASKMSKEQSYADLHEFLAWLDITLSHVLMRDAHDGDDISKNYAQCKENLQKDITSIISELEDSRIAAQNKDALLQAERNKVDELSRRKVALELSLNEKDLHLNSLQGAGISGLGTSEIVELEPMANKWTAPVASSTSQVRNWRKTNSDQVSIAIDTDAATSGRFEDEDDDKVHGFKSLTTSRFVPKFTRPVSDMMDGLWVSCDRALMRQPAFRLGIMFYWVLLHAMLASIMI
- the LOC141627427 gene encoding uncharacterized protein LOC141627427 isoform X1 translates to MDKKSNRTDLLAAGRKKLQQYRKKKDSKGKDGKGASQSQHKDADLNVVDNLNAEFSQHSESRPLHQDAVEVLAHSAGSSADLPVSDGHIDQPRSELVVPEISSHGPTGEGDGQTDKHQVEIGSYTVAAEEERLQEADQVSNVGAIQEADSYGPTYHDQKDNLELLTVFERGFDVSSVGINDSEINHNILGDSVPVEAMGVPAEAFTDNPSNVNQLGFDVMAGLSNERVPDQQANLEDENQTDSDRKVSIECENVPQPEACTDIEVERPESMSKPTVVDSADEKDISSWGERQSLDLVQLAEVLRKLPEGDFRYLIQSRKTADHVNLDVSQTVTADLPQTLQEQLYLSNISKDFFHLQLLEQHKQLLGSDHKHRLVFDETSVLSRSLINLEQNNKILAAELSQCRSELEAAVSEKMEFQDLYHSAKEEAMGFSATVHELRIKLDEAMSRLSIVSADSDHGNTQLAALHQEIEELKGNLASATDERIKFEEENLILFQEKEVLSRDLVDYRLQLTALQQENSDVNRNLAAMNEEHIKQKDHEEFLIQEIERLSAELVYFQDKLSVQHQENLVLVQDKEVLSDDLVDCRHQLMTLQHENNDLSRSLPAMNGEHKKQIDHDESVIEEIERLSVELVVFQDNFLIQHQKNGQFEVYLGEALSQIEQLAEENIILQSSLEIYKAKISEADGRHIHISSAGMGSVAHTKLADGCSSEEISAKDDAETVIPSIIRDPKDVCDSTEVNELSPDFHNGTRVVVMKGCLEEAENLMHKLENATDEMHSHSVTLSRSISRNATPGVSKLIQAFESKVNVDNPDPEINPSTDNLVPSDPYLVAKGQISHLRCVLKTLAQHVELADAFFSNEKIRCNAADVSRRELEVEIESLKGICNNLEVRNIELEVLCGAMNQHAHDGEANKIHLENLLDALNREYGAQKLQSVELHDKLATSNSRISEMQVLLKEIRSSSDGVVSTVYDEIETLQREMKQNIFSVERVWKSTLSQIHPAVEKLDAVTGSADKYPPPSESNDSAILDHLLFSLCAACEVIEKLTSKVEAYETLSSSYTQVTEKLHCVDEERRLALDLVKKVSADLVKLLDNSPEHVNDSGFLPLNSNQHDPFEADYYEVVVSKVGSLVGDLHELKESNKKLYSDLLNRTSEIEELNKYCLDSGAVLKLVLDVKEVLKLQDTDMDLDNTPFVLLQSSVLLLTQKFKEAEERVCSLTEECNSRVIELAKMQDNIEQLNTLNLENENEMLILKESLSQAKNASDVIHAELLEKNKELEQSEQRVASVREKLSIAVAKGKGLVVQRDGLKHSLAEMSNELERCSQELLLKDSRILEIEEKLKSYSEAGERMEALESELTYIRNSATALRESFLMKDSALQKIEEIMEDLDLPDHFHSKDIVEKVDWLAKSAAGNSFMHADWDQISSVGGGSYSDAGLVATDGAKEDVQPTLNPVDDLRRQYDELQTKFYELAEQNDMLEQSLMERNVLVQRWEEILDRINTPPQIRSMEPEERIHWLGTALSEADHHMRSLQQKIEKLEDYCELLSGDLDESQRRISELEMSLNAIVQEKDSALSVADEAMKSYQQKIFSLENYSGSLSSQLEDSEKRISEFESSLQEVLHDKEILSSNLVALTFDHELALHTVAQYEHDLDRLRKDIEMLQGSQIEKLKNDNYIQQVESELRRLQGMILEVLQDSPTEDGLSDVSDVEYLEKLIRKLMTHDSGVVTESHASKEVVQDSVSEHNVNAVTVREVENADVPINTVVNMDESTLRSTVLEGQDVADLRTELAEALDEVARVREEKDEFFKKYQSMAIKLETLDNNKDELQELLNQEEQKSVSLREKLNLAVRKGKSLVQQRDGLKQNIEQATNEIDRLKSEINLRDNSLLECGQKISDLSLQIETCKAFEAENMSLKNRLLEAEQFLQQNGHTLSMLVNKLGEFDTGVEVDAHDPLLKLEGIGKMCSELHATTASFEQEARKSKRAAKLLLAELNEVQERNDGLQEDLARTHNEISILSRERDLADSAKVEALSHLAKFSDEQKLHLTEMKRLKFSISEVKKVLFDVSNVADDAFAKSLVLLNDVNARVESCLERVGAQLVATKDYGGLVSANKRFKDFWSRNSMWSNEVQDEVDDSIGFEVSKAAEQHLKQLTEAIGEFKDRVHSRSMSLRTEVDQFNDAVTTMLGVVDSQRNSLELVKGQKIHLESIMNERDMEGAVLRKSLSLLYEACCSSITEIKNRKAQLNGQSLASADFSVNLPSLPSFEGGFFYGSSLSSSEECIKALTEILIEAVKDFVHIESEDRESRTKEMRSIVLDLQKELQEKDIQRERICMELVGQIKEAESTAANYSRDLRSANEYAHELESKMETMGKEQTLLEQRIVELQREHVSSIELGEKVKAMNTIVAAKEQEIETLMQALDEEENQMEALRSKVEELESTLQQKNSELEHVEAYRAKAAKKLSITVSKFDELHRMSEGLLSEIEGLQSQLQDRDSEISFLRQEVTRCTNDALEASKMSKEQSYADLHEFLAWLDITLSHVLMRDAHDGDDISKNYAQCKENLQKDITSIISELEDSRIAAQNKDALLQAERNKVDELSRRKVALELSLNEKDLHLNSLQGAGISGLGTSEIVELEPMANKWTAPVASSTSQVRNWRKTNSDQVSIAIDTDAATSGRFEDEDDDKVHGFKSLTTSRFVPKFTRPVSDMMDGLWVSCDRALMRQPAFRLGIMFYWVLLHAMLASIMI